Below is a window of Armatimonadota bacterium DNA.
TTTACCGGTGCGAGCTTCTCGGGGGTGAGCGCGTCGTAGTCCATGCCGCTCGGCTTGATGTAGACCAGACCCGTATCAGGGTCATAGCCGCTGGCGTTCCCGGAGTGCATGGTCACAAGGCCTGCTTTGGGCAGGGCCTGGTTGGCGTCGCAGACGGCTTGTCGAAGGGCGGCAGACATAAGAACAGTCTACTGAAACGGCTCTTCGGTCCAGCGCCCCGGTGCCTCGGGGCCAATCTGTGGCATAATATGACTAGTCATTGACTAGTTTGAATTATGGAAAGTGTTGGCATTTTTGAGGCGAAGACCCACCTTTCGGAGCTTGTTAAGCGGGCTGCAAAGGGAGAGACCATTGTCATCACCATGCATGGGAAGCCGACTGCGCGTCTGATGCCTGTCGAGGAGGCCACACCTAAGATGTCCCTTGATGAAGTGATTGAAGCGATCAGGCAGTTCAGAGCACGCCACGGGAGCTTTTCGATCGACGAGCTCATCGCGATGAAGCATGAAGGTCACCGATATTGACGAATGTCGTTGTCGATGCGTCCGTTGTCCTTGCGTGGTTTCTACGGGACGAACAAAACACTTACGCCGACGCTCTCTTGACTTCAGCAAATTCAGTGTCTTTCCTG
It encodes the following:
- a CDS encoding type II toxin-antitoxin system Phd/YefM family antitoxin, with the protein product MESVGIFEAKTHLSELVKRAAKGETIVITMHGKPTARLMPVEEATPKMSLDEVIEAIRQFRARHGSFSIDELIAMKHEGHRY